In the genome of Candidatus Methylomirabilota bacterium, the window ACCAGGCGCGGGGGGCAGCGCGAAGAGACTGATCCCGAAAGGTCGAGCCGTCCGGGCCCGCACCGCCCGGGAGGCCGCCGTGATCTGCGGCGGCGTCAGATAGGCGGCGCCGATGAACCCGAGGGCGCCCGCCTCGCCGACGGCGGCCACGAGCTCCGGCGTGTCCCCGCCGCCGGCCAGCGGCGCCTGGATGATGGGATGGCTCAACCCCAACCGCCGCGTGAGGACCGTCTGGAGCGGCATGCGCGACCTCCTTTCAGTATCGGGGCTCGAAGTCGGCGAACGCCGCTTCGAGCCGCCACTGGAGCCGGGCCCGCTCGCTCCCGGCCAGGAACGCCCGGCAGCCGATCGAGACGCTCGCCGCACCCGGCCGGTCTGACGCACACGCCGCGACCGGCACGAAGACATCCGAGGTCTCCCACAGGCTGTCGCCGGGAAGGAAGCTGTGCTCCAGGCTGTTCCGGGCGCTCTGCTTGAGATCCCCGTAGCCGAGACCGTGCTCCCGGGCGGCGCGGAAGTACTCCTGCGTCAGGTCCGAGCGGTTCACGCCCTCGTCATCCGTGGCCAGGGCGACGGGGACGCCGGAGCGGAGGTACATCGCCAGCGGATGCATCGGGCCCTGCACGCCGAGAATCCCGGCGTTGCTGGTCAGCGCGATCTCCACCAGCACGCGGCGCCGGGCCATCTCCCGGAGCAGTCCCTCGGGATCGCGCTCGTACATGACGGCCACCCCGTGGCCGATGCGCCGGGCGTGGCCCCGCTCGACGGCGAGGCGAACGTGGCAGCACAAACCCTCCGGCGGCACCAGGCCAGGCGCCAGCTCACCGGCGTGGAGGCTCACGTTGACCGTGGGGTCGAGTCGATGGAGATGATCCAGCATCGTCATGTGGAGCTCGTAGTCGCGCATGGCGAGGTACCCGTCCTCCGGCTGGACGAGGTTCAGCCCCACGACCCGGCGCTCGGCCCGGGTGAGCTCGAAGCCGAGGACGATCTGGGCGAACACGCGTTCGGGCGGGGAATTGCGCAGGACCTGATACAGATAGCGCACCTCGACGTCACAGCCGGGGTCGGCCGCCGGCGTCTCGCAGCGGAGGCGGGCGCGGGCCGTCGCCTCGGTCTGATCCAGGGTGCGCCGGGCGACCGCGATCGCCTGCCCGAGGCCGCCGGCCAGGAGCCGCTCCCGGAACCGCCCGAGGTCGGCGTCCCAGCCGAGTGCGGTGCCGAGGTCGGCCGCGGCGCTCCCGTCGGCGGTGAGCATCAGCTCGAGATACAGCTCGCGCTGGGCGGCCGCCCGCGCCATCACCTCGGCCAGCATCTCGCCCGTGCGACCGCGTGTCGCGGGCCCGAACTTGGCGAAGGTCTCGAAGAAGTGGTCGTGCCCTGAGCGCGGGCCGGGCACGAAGTTGCGCATCGACCACTGATCGATCAGGAGCGCACGGAGGGCGTCCCCGCCAGGCGTCAGCGCGAAGGTGACCGGGGGACGGTCCTGGGCCGCGTCGCACGGCCCCGCCGAAAGCGCCGCGCTGCGGCGATCGGCGCACAGGCCCGCCTCGGCCGCCCAGCCGATCAAGGTCTCCGCGTAGACGGCGCCCGAGAGGTGATTGTGGAGGTCGCCCCCCTTGGGCATCTGGCGCAGAAACACGAGCTGCATGAGCGGCTCGGCGCGGATCGATTCGAAGTAGTCGGCCGTCCGCTGCTCGGCCGCGTCGTCACCGGCCGCCACCCCCGCCAGCGCGGAAAGGATGAGCGCCAGGCCGAGCGTGATCGGGCGCGCGAGATGTGTCATGCCCCCTCCCTTCCCGCGGTGTCGGGCAGGCCGGCCAAGAGCCGCGCCAGCAGCTCGCCAGGCCGGTCGATGTGGACGAAGTGGCCCGCCCCCTCGAGCGCCTCCACGGAGCAGCCGGCCGCCTCGAGGCGGCGGACGTCCGCGTCGCTCACGTACCGGGAGCGGCTTCCCCGGATGCAGGCGACCTCGTACGACCGGGGGCCCTCGACGGCCGGCCACAGGTCTTCGGTGTTGGTGCGCCGGCTCAGCTCGGCCAGCGCGACGCGGTCGATTCGCCAGCGGTAGCTCGCGCCCTCGCGCGTCACGTTCAGGAGCAGCCATTCGACGATGTCGTCGGGCACCCCCCGGCGGCGGAGGTGGACCCGGAACACGTCGCGGCTCGGAGCGGTGGCGGGGGCGCTGGCCAGGGCCTCGACGAGCCGCGTGGTCTCGCCGTCGCGCTCGACGACGGGCGAGGGGGTGATGTCGAGGAGCGTCACGCGGGCCACCCCGGCCGGCTCCAGGAGGCCGGCCCGCAGCGCCACGCGGCCGCCGAGCGAGTGACCCACGATCGGGAGCGGGGTGGCCAGACCGAGAGCCCGGGCCGTGCCGAGGACATCGCCGGCCAGGGTGGCGAGATCGGCGCCCGGGGGAAGCGGCGGCGAGGCGCCGTGGCCCGTCAGGTCGAAGGCGAAGACGGAGTAGGCCGGGGCCCGCTCGGCCAGCTGGCGCGCGAGCGTGGCCAGGTTCCGGGCCGCGCCCAGGAATCCGTGGAGGAGCACCAGCGGCCGCGCTCCCTGGCCGGCGCGGAGATACGCGAGTGGGGCCGCCGGCGCGTGCTCGGTCAACCGGCCCGGTGCCGCCCACACATGACGATTCAGCGCTCGACGGGGACGAGGCGCCCGCGCGCCGTGGCGAGGAGACGCCCGGTCCCCACTATCACCGGGCTGGCCCGCGGCCGTCGAGCCGCTCGATGGTGGTCGTCGACGGTGGCCGGCGGCGCTGGAGCAGCCGGGCGGTCGCCTCGGCCCCTCGGAAGGCCCGCAGGAGGTTCCCGCTGGCGAGCTTGGCCAGCTCCGCGTCGCGCCAGCCGCGGCGGATCAGCTCGGCGAAGAGCCGCGGATAGCCCGAGGTGTCCTCCAGGCCTACCGGCCACTCCTCGTTCCCGTCGTAGTCCCCGCCGATGCCCACGTGGTTCACCCCGGCCAGCCGGCGGGCGTGATCGACGTGGTCGGCCACCTGGGCGATGGTCGCCTTGGGGAGCGGGTGGTCGGCGAAGTAGGCGCGCTCGATCCGCCGCCGCTCGGCGCGGTCGGCGACGCCCTCCGTCCGCTTCTTCACCTCCACCATGCCGGCCGCGTACGCCCGGGCGGCATCAGGCGAGACGAAGGGGCCGACGAAGGTGATCATGACGACGCCCCCGTTCGACCCGAGCCGGGACAGGATCGCGTCGGGGACGTTGCGGGGCACGTCGGTGAGGGCCCGGCACGAGGAATGGGAGAAGATGACCGGCGCCTCCGAGACACGGAGGGCGTGATCCATGACCGCCGGTGAGACGTGGGCGAGATCCACCAGCATCCCCAGGCGATTCATCTCCCGGATGACTTCCTCGCCAAAGGCGGTGAGGCCTCCGTGCCGGGAGGCGTCGCTGGCCGCGTCGGCCCAATCGTGGGTGACGTTGTGGGTGAGGGTCATGTACCGTACGCCCAGGTCATAGTAGGCGCGCAGGGCGCCGAGCGAGTTCTCGATGGCGTGCCCGCCCTCGACCCCGAGGAGCGACGCGACCCGTCGGCGCCGGAATGCCTGCAGGATGTCGGCCGTCCCCAGACAGAGCGCCAGACGCTCGGGGTAGCGCGCGATCACGCGACGGGCGATGTCGATCTGCTCGAGCTGGAGGCGCGCGAAACCCTCGGCCTTGGCGTCTCCGGGAATGTAGACCGACCAGAACTGCCCTCCCACCCCACCGGCGCGCAGACGCGCGAGGTCGGTGTCGCCCGGGGAGCGCTTCCGGAGGTCGTAGGCCTCCACGTCACGGGGCGCCGTGGCATGGTTCCGGATCGCCCAGGCGAGATCGTTGTGGCCATCGATGATGGGGTGCTGCGCGAGGAGTCGCCGCGCGCGCCGGAGCACGCCACCCTCGGGCGGATGGCCGCTGACCGCGCGCCTCACCGCTTGGCGAGCCAGACGCGCCGGAGCCGCATCCGCCCGTCGGGGATCCCGTCCCGCCAGAGACCGCGCCCGTACCGTCCGCATTCACGTGCTCCTTCCGAGAGACTCGAGGTCGACGATGGCCGCTCCAGAGATACGCCGCCGCGGGAGGCATCGTCAAGCGACTCCTTGATACGGGGCTACCTTGACGCCGCGCCTGTTTGGGTAGATTCTCGGGCGCGGCGAGCGACTGGAATGGCACCCCACCGGACTGCGAGCCCGGAGCCAGGGCGACCAGGAGCGGGGGTTGCCCGTGGAGCAAGGAAGCACGGGGTCTCCCACAGTCCATGTGCCGCGAGAACGGCCTCGTCAACTCGTCAAGAACGCCGCGAGGATGATTGGATAGATTGCCCGGTCGTTTTACGCCGAGAAGGGGGCGGGAATCGGCCCATATAAGATACTCAGATTTGTATCATTTGGCCCCTAGCTTGTGGTTCAATGGTTCACCGTCAACGTTACTTCAGCGCGTCGGGCAACCAGCGTCTGGGCGAGGGCCGCGAGCCCCTCGGAAGCAAAAAGGGGAATCGACATGAAGACAATCACGTTGGCGCTCAGCGTATTGGCCGCAGTGGCCGTGTGCCTGGCGTGTAGCTCGATCGCCGACGCGCAGGCGACGCGAACCTGGGTCTCGGGCGTGGGCGACGATGCCAATCCTTGCAGCCGTACGGCTCCCTGCAAGACATTCGCTGGCGCGCTCTCGAAGACGGCAGCGCGCGGTGAGATCTCGGTGCTGGACCCCGGCGGGTTTGGGGGCGTGACGATCACCAAATCCATTACCCTCAACGGCGACGGATCGCTGGCCGGCATCCTCGTGGCCGGCACGAACGGGATCGTCATCAATGCGGGCGCGAACGATGTCGTAATCATCCGGAGCATTTCCATCACCGGAGTGGGCACCGGCTTGAGCGGCATTCGAATCGTGTCCGCGAGGCACGTGCACGTCGAAAACTGCACCATTCACAACTTTGCAAACTTCGGCATCGAGGGAGTGAACGGCACCAACCCGCTCGGACTCTCAGTCTTCAACACGACGGTCACATCCACCAACGTTGGGATAAGGCGATCGGCTCTCGCCGGCAACACCGCCTCGATCCGGAATGTCCGGGTTCATAGATCTGCTTTTGGTATCGACATACTGGGTGGAAAGGCCGCAGTGAGTGATTCGGTCGTCAGCCACCAGACCAACATCGGCGTCGTTGCTGAAGGGACCTCGGTATTGAACATCGCCGGTACCGTGGTCAGCGGCAACGCCACCGGCGTGAACGCCTTTACCTCCGGCTCGACCATCAACCTCGCCAACAACGATATCTTCAGCAACAACACAGGCGTGCTCGTCGCCGCCGGCGGGACTTGCAACCGGTTCCAGAACAACCGAATCTTCGGCAACTCACTGGCGAACATCACCGGGACGTGTAACGTCCAGAGCGACCAGTAGCACTCTGATGTCCGCGGTCCCTGGGGCTCGAGGACCGGCTCGACTTCTGCGAAGGGGCCTTCATGTCTTCTTCTATGAAGCGGCTGGCACCGCCTCTTCTGACATTTGCTTCAGCTGTCGACCCGACAGACGGGTCGGGAAAGAGGCTCTCGGATGAACACAGCCCGGTTCCCGGCGTTCCTCGTGACGTTGCTGCTCTCAGGTATCCTGCCTCTCGACGTGCCCGCGCAAGCGAGCGGTGACTCCTCGGCGACGGGATACGTGACCGTCGCCCGTGAGGATGGGTCGCTGACCGTGTCCTTCAGCGCGGTAGGCCGCGCGGATGCCGTGGCCGGTCAGATCGACATCCACGATTCTTCGCCTCTCCCGGATCAAGACGTCGATGGGACCGGGGACTCCGCACTGGCTGGGTCGCCACATGGTGTGGCACTGCAGGCCGAGGTCAATTGTCTGGCGGTGGACGGTGACACGGCGATCGTGGGCGGCGAGGTGACGCGCTCGAACCTCGCGCGATATCTCGGAAAGCAGGTGCTGCTGTTCGTCGAGGACAGCGTAAAGTCGCAAGGGAGATTCACCTGGGGATTCTACGAGCCACAAAAGCATGTCTTCTGTGGCACCTTTCCCTGGGCCGCCTACACACCAGAGAGGACCGCGGGAGGTAGTCTCCAGGTACAGCGATAGCGGAGGCGCGGCCCACGCGACGAGACGCCTTGTTGCGAATCAGACGGAACTGCACAACACCCCAAGGACCGCAGATTTCCGCAGGCTAACACGCCTTCCGAGGCGCCCGGCTCCGTTCTCGTATCGCCTGGTCTGTCGTCGAGTTGGGCTAAGCGAGCCCCGAGGCTTCCTTGCCTACCCGCGCCTCGCCGTTCCGTCGATCCGCCGGCTGCGCCCGGACTCGGCCTTGGTCTTGGTCTTCCTGCCGCCACCCCCGCCTGGGCGGCCCCCGCCGTTTCCGGCCCCGCCGACGGCGTCCGCCCCCAGACCCTACAAATCGTCGAGCGACTCCTTGACCCTTCGCCACCGACGGGCTAGCCTGGGCGACACATGATGGCATCCCGACGCGACGACGGCGCCTGGAGTCTCGGCCCCACCGGTGAGTGGCGGCCCGAACAGCGGCCGGTGGCCCTCGGCCTCCGCGGGATGGTCGCGTCCGCCCATCCCGTGGCGGCGGCCGTGGGCCTGACCATCCTCCAGCGCGGCGGCAACGCCTTCGACGCCACGGTGGCGGTGGCTGCCGCCGAGGGCGTTCTCCTGCCGATGATGTGCGGACTCGGCGGCGACGCCTTCGCCGTGCTGTACGACGCGCGGCGGCGTGACCTGGTCGGGCTCAACGGCAGCGGCGTGGCGGCGGCGGGTGCCACCCGCGAGTACTACGTGAGTCACGGCTTCCGGACGATGCCACTGGACGGGGTCCACTCGGTCGGGGTTCCGGGCGCGGTCAGCGTGTACGAGGCTCTCTGGAAGCGCTACGGCACCTTGCCCTGGGCCGAGCTGTGGGCGCCGGCGATCCGACTGGCCGAGGAGGGAGTCGCCATCACCGAGCACGTCAGCCACCGGATTGCCGAGCGCGCCGACCTGCTGGCCCGGTATCCGGCGTCCGCCCGCGTCTTCCTTCCCGGTGGGCAGCCGCCGGCGGCGGGCGCGCGCTGGGCAGCCCCCGAGCTCGCCCGCAGCCTGCGCCTGGTCGCCCAGGGTGGCGCCGACGTGTTCTACCGTGGCGAGCTGGCCTCCCGCCTGCGGGCTTTCCTCGGGCGCGAAGGGGCTCTGTTCGCACCCGAGGACTTCGCCGGCCAGGAAGCCCAGGTCTACCCGCCCATCGCCACCGACTACCGCGGCGTGACCGTGTACGAGACTGCGCCCCCCTCGCAGGGATTCCTGCTCCTCGAGCAGCTCAACATCCTGGAGGGTTTCGACCTCGCCGCCCTCGCGCCGCTCGGCGCCGATCGGATCCATCTCCTGGTCGAGGCGAAGAAGCTCGCCTTCGCCGACCGGAATCGCCACGCCGGCGACCCGGCCGTCGTCCGCTGGCCCCTCGCGCAGCTCATCTCGAAGGCCCACGCCGCCCAGCGTCGCCGCGCGATCGACCCGCGCCGGGCCGGCGCCCCCGAGGGAGCGCTGGTCCCCGAATACAGCGCCGACACGAGTTACTTCGCCGTCGCCGACGGTGATGGCAACGCCGTCTCGTTCATTCACAGCCTGTCCGCCTCGTTCGGCTCCGGGGTGCTCGCCGGCGACACCGGGATCATGCTCAACAACCGGGCCGGCCGAGGCTTCTCCCTGGAAGACGGCCACCCGAACGTCCTGGCCCCGGGCAAGCGGACGATGCACACGCTCAACGCGTACCTGATCTGCCGCGATGGCCGGCCCTGGCTCGTCGGCGGGACCCCGGGCGGCGACCAGCAGACCCAGTGGAGCGTCCAGGCGATCACGAATGTCCTCGATCACGGCATGTCCCTGCAGGCCGCGGTCGAGGCGCCCCGCTGGTTCAGTTTCCCCGGCACCGATCCCGCGAACCTGGACAAGGCCATGGTGCTCCGCGCGGAGCAGCGTGTGCCGGAGGCGACGCGTCAGGAGCTCGAGGCCCGCGGCCACGTCGTCGAGACCTTCGGCCCCTGGAGCGGCGGCGGCGCCGCGCAGCTGATCCAGATCGATCAGGCGAGTGGGCTCATCAGGGGCGCGAGCGACCCGCGGGCGGGCGGCCTCGCGCTTGGCTTCTGATCCCGGCCCCGCCCCCGCCACGCTTGTCGAGCCTCCGGTCCTGGGCTTCGTCCGTCACCATGGAGCGCGACGCCGCGATCCTCTTCTGGCTATTCGTGGGGTGCCACGCCCTGGTGTGGATCGTCGTCCCGACCCTCGCCGTTCCGACGGTGCACCGCGAGGTGATCGAGACGATCAACTGGGGGAAGTACTTCCGGTGGAGCTACTGGCAGCATCCTCCGTTGCAGACCTGGTTCATCGAGGTCTTCCTCCGGGTGTTCGGCCGAGGCTCGGTGGGGGTCTATCTGGCCAGTCAGGTCAGCCTGTCCGTGTGCTTCTGGGCGGTTTGGCGATTCGCGCGGGACGTGCTCAGCCCCGGCCACGCTCTGCTCAGCGTCCTCGTGCTCGAGGGCATCCTCTACTACAACTACAACACCCCGAAGTTCAATCACGACGGGCTCCAGCTCCCGCTGTGGGCCCTGACCGTCCTCACGGTCTGGCGCGCGCTGACGCGCGGCGGCTCTGGACGCTGGGGGCTGGCCGGCTTCGTCGCGGGGCTCGGCGTGCTGAGCAAGTACACGATCCTCGTCTTGCTCGGGCCGCTGGGGCTGCTCGTGCTCGTCCATCCGCACGTGCGCCGCCACCTGGCCACACCCGGCCCCTATCTGGCCCTCGTCGCCTTCGTCCTCACCGTGACGCCGCACGTGCGCGAGCTCATCGACATCGACTTCTCCACGATCGCGTTCTTCCTGGCCCGCGCCGAGCGGCGGGGCTG includes:
- a CDS encoding dipeptidase, whose protein sequence is MLRRARRLLAQHPIIDGHNDLAWAIRNHATAPRDVEAYDLRKRSPGDTDLARLRAGGVGGQFWSVYIPGDAKAEGFARLQLEQIDIARRVIARYPERLALCLGTADILQAFRRRRVASLLGVEGGHAIENSLGALRAYYDLGVRYMTLTHNVTHDWADAASDASRHGGLTAFGEEVIREMNRLGMLVDLAHVSPAVMDHALRVSEAPVIFSHSSCRALTDVPRNVPDAILSRLGSNGGVVMITFVGPFVSPDAARAYAAGMVEVKKRTEGVADRAERRRIERAYFADHPLPKATIAQVADHVDHARRLAGVNHVGIGGDYDGNEEWPVGLEDTSGYPRLFAELIRRGWRDAELAKLASGNLLRAFRGAEATARLLQRRRPPSTTTIERLDGRGPAR
- a CDS encoding right-handed parallel beta-helix repeat-containing protein; translated protein: MKTITLALSVLAAVAVCLACSSIADAQATRTWVSGVGDDANPCSRTAPCKTFAGALSKTAARGEISVLDPGGFGGVTITKSITLNGDGSLAGILVAGTNGIVINAGANDVVIIRSISITGVGTGLSGIRIVSARHVHVENCTIHNFANFGIEGVNGTNPLGLSVFNTTVTSTNVGIRRSALAGNTASIRNVRVHRSAFGIDILGGKAAVSDSVVSHQTNIGVVAEGTSVLNIAGTVVSGNATGVNAFTSGSTINLANNDIFSNNTGVLVAAGGTCNRFQNNRIFGNSLANITGTCNVQSDQ
- a CDS encoding alpha/beta fold hydrolase, which encodes MWAAPGRLTEHAPAAPLAYLRAGQGARPLVLLHGFLGAARNLATLARQLAERAPAYSVFAFDLTGHGASPPLPPGADLATLAGDVLGTARALGLATPLPIVGHSLGGRVALRAGLLEPAGVARVTLLDITPSPVVERDGETTRLVEALASAPATAPSRDVFRVHLRRRGVPDDIVEWLLLNVTREGASYRWRIDRVALAELSRRTNTEDLWPAVEGPRSYEVACIRGSRSRYVSDADVRRLEAAGCSVEALEGAGHFVHIDRPGELLARLLAGLPDTAGREGA
- the ggt gene encoding gamma-glutamyltransferase, with translation MMASRRDDGAWSLGPTGEWRPEQRPVALGLRGMVASAHPVAAAVGLTILQRGGNAFDATVAVAAAEGVLLPMMCGLGGDAFAVLYDARRRDLVGLNGSGVAAAGATREYYVSHGFRTMPLDGVHSVGVPGAVSVYEALWKRYGTLPWAELWAPAIRLAEEGVAITEHVSHRIAERADLLARYPASARVFLPGGQPPAAGARWAAPELARSLRLVAQGGADVFYRGELASRLRAFLGREGALFAPEDFAGQEAQVYPPIATDYRGVTVYETAPPSQGFLLLEQLNILEGFDLAALAPLGADRIHLLVEAKKLAFADRNRHAGDPAVVRWPLAQLISKAHAAQRRRAIDPRRAGAPEGALVPEYSADTSYFAVADGDGNAVSFIHSLSASFGSGVLAGDTGIMLNNRAGRGFSLEDGHPNVLAPGKRTMHTLNAYLICRDGRPWLVGGTPGGDQQTQWSVQAITNVLDHGMSLQAAVEAPRWFSFPGTDPANLDKAMVLRAEQRVPEATRQELEARGHVVETFGPWSGGGAAQLIQIDQASGLIRGASDPRAGGLALGF
- a CDS encoding adenosine deaminase — its product is MTHLARPITLGLALILSALAGVAAGDDAAEQRTADYFESIRAEPLMQLVFLRQMPKGGDLHNHLSGAVYAETLIGWAAEAGLCADRRSAALSAGPCDAAQDRPPVTFALTPGGDALRALLIDQWSMRNFVPGPRSGHDHFFETFAKFGPATRGRTGEMLAEVMARAAAQRELYLELMLTADGSAAADLGTALGWDADLGRFRERLLAGGLGQAIAVARRTLDQTEATARARLRCETPAADPGCDVEVRYLYQVLRNSPPERVFAQIVLGFELTRAERRVVGLNLVQPEDGYLAMRDYELHMTMLDHLHRLDPTVNVSLHAGELAPGLVPPEGLCCHVRLAVERGHARRIGHGVAVMYERDPEGLLREMARRRVLVEIALTSNAGILGVQGPMHPLAMYLRSGVPVALATDDEGVNRSDLTQEYFRAAREHGLGYGDLKQSARNSLEHSFLPGDSLWETSDVFVPVAACASDRPGAASVSIGCRAFLAGSERARLQWRLEAAFADFEPRY